GACCCCCTCGCTGTACGCCCGCCCGGCGGCGCTGACCGCACGGAGCACCCGCTCCCTGGCCGCCTCCGGCTCCAACCCGGCACCGAGTTCCTGGTGCAGCAGCCGGACCGCGTCGGCGAGCTGACGTACCGCGGAGGCCATCGCGGCCGGGATCGGCTCGTCGTCCTCCAGCGTGGTCACCGCCCGCCGTACCAGCACCCCGCTGTTGTGTACGGCGTGGTTGATGTACTCGGCGCTCTCCGCGTACCGGGTCAGCGCCCGACGCCGGTTCCACCGGGCAGGGGCGAGAGTGGCCGTCTCCCGGCCACCCTCCAGCGCGTCCTGGAGGCCGTCCATGTACTCCTCCACCCGGCGCAGCCGCTCCAGGGCGGTCTGCGCCCGGCCGGGATCGCGCTCGGCCAGCGCGTCCGCGGTCACGGTCAGCTGTTCGGCCAGGGTCTCCAGCGCCGGTCTGGCCGCCCGGTCCACGATCCGCAGCGGGTTGAGCGGCAGCAGCAACGCCACCACGGCCAGCCCCACGCCGCCGCCGATGAGCGCGTCCACGACCCGGGGAAACTCGGGGTCCATCATCGGCTTCGGCGGCAGCGCGACCAGCAGTACCGCGGTGGCCGCCGCCTGGGTCACCACGGCGACACTGCCGCCGAGGAAGATGGTGACGATGATGGAGAGGGTGACGATCGCGCCGAGCTGCCACGCGCCGTGGCCGACCAGGATGACCAGCAGGTCGCCGATCCCGATCCCGACGGCGACTCCGAGGATCAGCTCGATGGTCCGGCGCAGTCGCTGGCCGAGTGAGGAGGCCAGGG
The Micromonospora pisi DNA segment above includes these coding regions:
- a CDS encoding FUSC family protein: MESARNKVRSAADLDSERVNHVVSELSERSKTTVQDRVQAVRANFVLALQAGVAALLAWFVSHDILGNPDPVFAPISAVGTLASSLGQRLRRTIELILGVAVGIGIGDLLVILVGHGAWQLGAIVTLSIIVTIFLGGSVAVVTQAAATAVLLVALPPKPMMDPEFPRVVDALIGGGVGLAVVALLLPLNPLRIVDRAARPALETLAEQLTVTADALAERDPGRAQTALERLRRVEEYMDGLQDALEGGRETATLAPARWNRRRALTRYAESAEYINHAVHNSGVLVRRAVTTLEDDEPIPAAMASAVRQLADAVRLLHQELGAGLEPEAARERVLRAVSAAGRAYSEGVGFSGSVVVAQVRTTASDVLRATGLERTEANRLVRRAVSPQAAPTRTARPAAH